From one Lycium barbarum isolate Lr01 chromosome 6, ASM1917538v2, whole genome shotgun sequence genomic stretch:
- the LOC132599531 gene encoding putrescine hydroxycinnamoyltransferase-like, whose product MIADGHAASNFFVSWGQACRGVEITLLPLNDRTIFRPRDPPLIEYNHVGAEFVSNLAKKESLVNVNNENKEKTIIVHKVHFTLEFLRKLKANASFMNGKARVYSTFESLIAHLWRVITKSRGLDLLQTTQIRIWVDGRRRIIPRVPDDFFGNLVLWAFPTSKVKELLDEPLHYATKIIHDAITKVDDKYFKSFIDFAHHEVTQDLIPSADMKKDSLCPNLEVDSWLRFPFYDLDFGAGCPFVFMPSYYPTEGMMFLVPSFIGDGSIDAFIPLYQDNLANFKKICYSLDLKAK is encoded by the coding sequence ATGATAGCCGATGGCCACGCGGCGAGCAATTTCTTCGTCTCGTGGGGCCAAGCTTGCCGCGGGGTCGAAATTACTCTCCTCCCATTGAACGACCGCACTATATTCCGCCCCCGGGACCCTCCCCTCATTGAGTACAACCATGTGGGGGCCGAGTTTGTGTCCAATTTAGCAAAGAAGGAGTCGTTGGTCAACGTCAACAATGAAAATAAAGAGAAAACCATAATCGTGCACAAAGTCCATTTCACACTTGAGTTCCTAAGGAAACTCAAGGCGAACGCCTCTTTCATGAACGGAAAAGCGAGGGTTTATAGCACGTTCGAAAGTCTAATAGCCCATTTATGGAGGGTCATTACAAAATCGCGCGGACTAGACTTGTTACAAACTACCCAAATAAGAATTTGGGTTGATGGGCGTAGAAGAATTATACCTCGAGTGCCTGATGATTTTTTTGGCAACTTAGTCCTATGGGCATTTCCAACATCAAAAGTGAAAGAATTACTAGATGAGCCACTTCACTATGCAACAAAGATAATTCATGATGCAATTACCAAAGTTGATGACAAATATTTCAAGTCATTTATTGATTTTGCACATCACGAAGTTACACAAGATTTAATCCCAAGTGCAGACATGAAGAAGGATTCACTTTGTCCTAATTTGGAAGTTGATAGTTGGTTGAGGTTTCCATTTTATGACTTGGATTTTGGTGCTGGTTGCCCTTTTGTGTTCATGCCTTCTTATTATCCAACAGAGGGGATGATGTTTCTTGTGCCGTCATTTATTGGAGATGGAAGCATTGATGCTTTTATTCCTCTATATCAAGATAACTTggcaaatttcaagaaaatttgcTACTCTCTTGATTTGAAAGCAAAATGA